GGCGATAATGAAAAACCAGGGGCCGTCCGGTGACGCATGGATATGCGTGGATTGGACCCTCTCATAGAGTTCCTGTTTTTCCGAGGGGAGCAGGTCAAAATCCAGCTCTCCGGTGGGCGCAAGCGCTTCTATGATCACTTCCAGGGGATATCCGTAGACCCTGTTCCAGAGGTCAAACAACATTATGCTGACCTCGGTATCGGTCATAAACTGGGGCTCGAGCCCTCTCTGTTTCAGGTAGTCACATGTGGCGTGGTAGTTGGCGAAGTCGCCATTGTGAACCAGGGCCTCATTCAGCCCTGTGAAGGGGTGCGCTCCTCCGGGATGCCATACTCGCCCCCGAGTGGGATAGCGCTGGTGCGCGATCCAGACATGTGCTTTAAAATCGTCCAGCTTGTAGTACCGCACGACATTTTCAGCGTACCCGACTATTTTCAGGATCATGACATTTCGGCCGTGGGATAACACAAACGCCTGCTTCTCACCGAGGGAGCTGTAAAATTGCTTGTTCAGGCGCACGCTGTTGCGGCTGATGAACTCATCCTCTGCATATCGTTCCGGCATCCCCTGAAGACCGTTGTCCTCCATGAACCTTTTGAGGACCGGGGGCTTAACCCTTACAAACGCTCGCCACACATCGGGAGGCTGGACTTCAAGCCCCTCTAATTCCCTGTAATCCGGCAAATGGTCAAGAATTTCCTCTTTCGCCACATCGAAAAACGGGGTTACGCAACCATCTTTGAGAGCGTTCAGGCAACCGGGCTCGAGCAATGCCACGTTAAGCATATAATGGGAGTCGAGCACCTCACGTGATATGCCCAGGGCGTCGGGATCGAAACCAACCGCAGCTATGCCGCCCCCCTTACCGTTTCCACGATTGTGCATCCGGCAAGAAGGCTCAAAGATGTGCCGGCCCGCCAGCGGTATGTTGGAGGCAAAACCGGTTACTCCGCAGCCACCCTCATCGGCGGCTTTGAAGTTCGAGGAAAAGTCGGCTCGCCCAAATTCCTTGATACGCGATGACAGTATCTTTTCAGCATAGGAACCGGAATATCTCATCTCGAACCTCATTTCCCCAAATCTCGAATGTCGTCGTCAGGGACATCGGAGTTATAGTCCAAATGGGCCAGGACATCGGTCCTGCCCACGAGTTGTCGGATACTGTCCAAACCGAGGCGGTAAAGTATCTCGCGGAGTTGCTCTCGCCAGCAGTGCAGCATGTTGACGATCCTTTGAGTGCCCCATGCGAGATCCATCAGTCCCACCAATTCCAAATCGGTGGTGGCAATTCCCCTGGCGCAGCCGCGTCCGCTCTCGCAATTGTGACACCTCACGCATTCCAGCGCGACCAGCTCGGACGTTCCTGTAACAACTCCGTCTGCTCCAAGCGCGATGGCCTTGGCTATGTCGTAGGCGCTTCGGATGCCGCCTGAAGCTATCAGCGTGATCTCGTCGCGAACGCCTTCATTCACGAGAAAATTGTGAACCTTGGGTATCGCGTATTCTATCGGCATGGCGATGTTTTTCTTTGCTACGTCGGGAGCGGCCCCTGTCCCGCCGTACGACCCGTCCAGATGAACTATGTGAGCACCGGCGTAGTACGAACCGACCGCAACCATATCTACATCGGAAGGCGTTGACACTTTTACCGAGACCAAAGCTCTGCTATTGATCGCCTTGATCCAGTCGATATGTTTCTTGTGATCTTCCACGGAGTAAACCGAGTGGAACGGGAAGGGGCTGAACAGCGACGATCCGGGGACAGTCTCTCGAATCCTTGCCACAGCCTCGGTGACCTTGGGTCCGAGGAGATGACCTCCCAGCCCTGGTTTCGCTCCCTGAGCGTACTTGAATTCCACTATCTTGACACGCTGAATGGTCTCTTCCCTCACGCCGAAGAGCCCCGTAGCGACCTGGGTTATGATGTGATCGTCAAAAGGGAACAAGGCTTCAGGGTAACCGCCTTCTCCTGTGCAAGTGAAGGATCCCCAAGCTGCAAACGCTCGGATACGGCTCAGCATCGTGATCTGGCTGATTGACCCGAAGGACATGCCTCCACCGTAAACCGGTATGGGTATTTCGATCCCGAGTCGTCCGTCGTTTCTCTTGTTGAGTCTGATGGAGGTGTCTATTTGCTCTATGTCAAGATCCGGTTTGGGGACGCGTTTCGGAAACACAAAGCGCAATTTGTCGAAGCCGCCGTTGGAGTCGCCGATCCGAAATTCAAGGTCGTGCTTGGGCAGCCGTCCGGTTTCCGCCATGTACCACGTGCTCATGAGCAGATCCCCGGTCCACCTTTTATCTCCCAGAGCCTTTATGGAGGGGTTCAAGCCGACACGGATGGCGTTGACAGGGCAAGTCAGGACGCAACGGTTCGACTTTTTCGAACACTCGATTCCGAGGCACAGGTGGTCCCGGGGTGGCTGAAGCTTCCCGCCCTGAGCTTGAAACACTTTTTCCGGACAGATTGCCACGCATTTGAGGCAATCATTACAGGCATCCGAAACCACGGCCGTGTATTTGCCTATGGCACGGCCGAACCTTGAAGGAGTCTCGACCACTCTAGTCGAAGGAACCTCACTCCATATATTCTTGTAATGCATGAAGACCGTTCCTTTTTACGAATTGCGATCGGCGAAAATCTGAAAAAACGTATCGTTCTCCAAATCTTCCATGAACATGACTCGGCCCTGCTCGCCCCTCAGTCGCCGGGCCTCGCGTATGCCCATAGCGCCCATCATCTCCAACAGCTGGTTATGCCAGGCCCCTATGAGATTGACTATCCGACGGGAAGCCCAGCCGGGATCAACGTCCTTGATGTGGACAGGGCATTCGCCGCCGTCCCTGCAGTTGCGGCACACGCGGCACTCCAAGGCGATGAGCATCGGCACGTCCACACCGACAAGATTCGCTCCGCAAAGTATGGCTTTGATCACATGTTCAGCCATGGCAAGCCC
The genomic region above belongs to Desulfomonile tiedjei and contains:
- a CDS encoding alpha-hydroxy-acid oxidizing protein encodes the protein MHYKNIWSEVPSTRVVETPSRFGRAIGKYTAVVSDACNDCLKCVAICPEKVFQAQGGKLQPPRDHLCLGIECSKKSNRCVLTCPVNAIRVGLNPSIKALGDKRWTGDLLMSTWYMAETGRLPKHDLEFRIGDSNGGFDKLRFVFPKRVPKPDLDIEQIDTSIRLNKRNDGRLGIEIPIPVYGGGMSFGSISQITMLSRIRAFAAWGSFTCTGEGGYPEALFPFDDHIITQVATGLFGVREETIQRVKIVEFKYAQGAKPGLGGHLLGPKVTEAVARIRETVPGSSLFSPFPFHSVYSVEDHKKHIDWIKAINSRALVSVKVSTPSDVDMVAVGSYYAGAHIVHLDGSYGGTGAAPDVAKKNIAMPIEYAIPKVHNFLVNEGVRDEITLIASGGIRSAYDIAKAIALGADGVVTGTSELVALECVRCHNCESGRGCARGIATTDLELVGLMDLAWGTQRIVNMLHCWREQLREILYRLGLDSIRQLVGRTDVLAHLDYNSDVPDDDIRDLGK